ATGTCTCCTCGTCGTCGAATCGCAATTGCACTTACGTTTGGAATCGTTACACACACAGTGTTCGCCGTCTCTGTCGTTGTGATGGTGGACGCATTATACAACGGCTTGCGGATTGGATTGGGCCCGTTTCACGGATGGTTGGCCTTGCTGACAAACGTATTGTTGATCCTGCAGTTCCCGATTCTTCACTCGTTCTTCTTGTCGAAGAACGGGCGGCTAATCCTGGCAAAAATCGTTCCGGGCGGACTCGGCGCGGACCTCGCGACGACAACATTCGCATTTATAGGCGCGCTCCAGTTGCTGGCTGCCTTTGGGCTTTGGTCGCCGAGCGGCGTGACGATTTTCGAGGCGAAGGGTTCGTGGTACTGGTGCATGTTGGCGCTCTATCTCGGTAGTTGGCTGTTCCTCATCAAAGCCCTGACTGACGCTGGACTGGGTCTGCAAACCGGATATATGGGATGGAGTTCCGTTGTGCGCGGCAGGAAACCGCAACACAACGGATTCCCGACGCACGGCCTGTTCCGCGTGTGCCGGCACCCGGTATACCTCGGCTTCGCGC
The genomic region above belongs to Candidatus Hydrogenedentota bacterium and contains:
- a CDS encoding DUF1295 domain-containing protein — protein: MSPRRRIAIALTFGIVTHTVFAVSVVVMVDALYNGLRIGLGPFHGWLALLTNVLLILQFPILHSFFLSKNGRLILAKIVPGGLGADLATTTFAFIGALQLLAAFGLWSPSGVTIFEAKGSWYWCMLALYLGSWLFLIKALTDAGLGLQTGYMGWSSVVRGRKPQHNGFPTHGLFRVCRHPVYLGFALVMWTAPVLTLDGLALAAGWTLYCLIGPKLKEARYRGWYGDRYAEYCATVPYFLPRIPRAR